A region of Polyangiaceae bacterium DNA encodes the following proteins:
- a CDS encoding esterase: protein MTSLASPGSRSLRWLALLLALGCASGTGCRRAAPALSTHAFEHNGLNRVYHLHVPKGHARNRPAPLVIALHGGGGTGEKFDWSTNGQVVREADARGWLVVFPEGVEKGWNDGRPPLARADRLRAGVDDVDFLSKLIERVDAEQGVDRARVYAMGISNGGFMSYRLAIDLADRIAAVGPVTASLQKAHEREKPERPVSVMIVNGTDDPLVPYGGGQVRVLGRDRGEVLSTDDTVKWWRKVNGCTLPAVVRTLPDADPDDGARVHVEAHEGCSEGSAVVLYRVEGGGHTWPGGAQYLPRGVIGGVCRDFDATRELFDFFAKHRR from the coding sequence GTGACATCGCTGGCAAGCCCGGGCTCGCGCTCCCTGCGATGGCTGGCACTCTTGCTGGCACTCGGCTGTGCTTCGGGCACGGGCTGCCGGCGCGCCGCGCCGGCGCTCTCGACCCATGCGTTCGAGCACAACGGGTTGAATCGCGTCTATCACCTGCACGTGCCCAAGGGCCACGCTCGCAACAGGCCTGCGCCTCTCGTGATCGCGCTGCATGGTGGGGGCGGCACGGGCGAGAAGTTCGACTGGTCCACCAATGGCCAGGTCGTGCGAGAGGCCGACGCGCGGGGGTGGCTCGTGGTCTTTCCCGAGGGCGTCGAGAAGGGATGGAACGATGGGCGCCCTCCGCTAGCGCGTGCCGACCGGCTTCGCGCCGGCGTGGACGACGTGGACTTTCTCTCCAAGCTCATAGAACGCGTGGACGCCGAGCAAGGCGTCGACCGAGCCCGCGTGTACGCGATGGGCATCTCCAACGGCGGGTTCATGTCGTATCGGCTCGCCATCGATCTGGCCGACCGCATCGCTGCGGTGGGCCCGGTGACGGCGAGCCTGCAGAAGGCGCACGAGCGCGAGAAGCCGGAGCGCCCGGTGTCCGTGATGATCGTCAACGGCACGGACGATCCGCTGGTGCCCTACGGCGGCGGTCAGGTCAGGGTCTTGGGGCGCGATCGTGGAGAGGTGCTGTCCACCGACGACACCGTGAAGTGGTGGCGAAAGGTCAACGGCTGCACCCTCCCGGCGGTGGTCCGCACGCTCCCCGACGCCGATCCGGACGACGGGGCTCGCGTCCACGTCGAGGCTCACGAAGGCTGCAGCGAGGGCAGTGCGGTGGTGCTCTATCGAGTCGAGGGTGGGGGCCACACCTGGCCCGGGGGAGCTCAGTATCTACCCCGCGGCGTCATCGGCGGCGTCTGCCGTGATTTCGACGCCACCAGAGAGCTCTTCGATTTCTTCGCCAAACATCGGCGCTGA
- a CDS encoding alpha/beta fold hydrolase, which produces MRPWLTAPLLLCALGLAASAQGQAAAPRADSEESDPSPDELIDPEQGPADASAPDQPWCFQGEGIEALTPTVCHYSPAPPERAPDTLVIFLHGLTKLGTTWQWNGQRGLARAAKAHGFEVITPRGRLGAGSKKYADHWNWPSSAEGQKELEAEVLAEWKAAQQELEKRNGRPFARVYVWGFSAGAYYAASLALRGRLSVAGYGIFAGGGAPKGVERWAKGTQPKPPIYVGYGHKDRARKDPARLGRALKAMGWKSLVVGRAKVGHSMTDGQVREAFAFLGKGKAPAAEPRKPAKAPAKRTGAKAKKRG; this is translated from the coding sequence ATGCGCCCTTGGCTAACGGCCCCGCTCCTGCTCTGCGCGCTGGGCCTGGCAGCCTCGGCGCAGGGTCAGGCCGCCGCTCCGCGGGCGGACTCGGAGGAGAGCGACCCCTCGCCCGACGAGCTCATCGACCCCGAGCAGGGCCCGGCCGACGCGAGCGCGCCGGACCAACCGTGGTGCTTCCAGGGCGAGGGCATCGAGGCGCTCACGCCGACGGTCTGCCACTACTCGCCAGCGCCGCCCGAACGCGCGCCGGACACGCTGGTGATCTTCCTGCACGGGCTGACCAAGCTCGGCACCACCTGGCAGTGGAACGGGCAGCGCGGCCTGGCGCGGGCGGCGAAGGCGCACGGCTTCGAGGTGATCACTCCGCGGGGCCGGCTCGGGGCCGGCTCGAAGAAGTACGCGGACCACTGGAACTGGCCGTCGTCCGCCGAGGGTCAGAAGGAGCTCGAAGCGGAGGTCCTGGCGGAGTGGAAGGCCGCGCAGCAGGAACTCGAGAAGCGCAACGGGCGCCCGTTCGCGCGAGTCTACGTGTGGGGCTTCTCGGCAGGCGCCTACTACGCGGCGTCGCTGGCACTGCGTGGTCGTCTGTCCGTCGCGGGCTACGGCATCTTCGCCGGCGGAGGCGCGCCAAAGGGCGTCGAGCGCTGGGCGAAGGGCACCCAGCCCAAGCCGCCCATCTACGTCGGCTACGGCCACAAGGACCGCGCGCGCAAAGATCCCGCACGGCTCGGCCGCGCGCTCAAGGCCATGGGCTGGAAGAGCCTGGTGGTGGGCCGGGCCAAGGTCGGCCACTCGATGACGGACGGGCAGGTACGCGAGGCGTTCGCGTTCCTGGGCAAGGGCAAAGCGCCCGCGGCGGAGCCACGCAAGCCCGCCAAGGCGCCGGCGAAGCGCACAGGGGCCAAGGCGAAGAAGCGCGGGTAG